One Defluviitoga tunisiensis genomic window carries:
- a CDS encoding isochorismatase family protein has protein sequence MYKKGDLTKLFNAFENIKLSPQNTAIICVDCQNGFTERCPNELPVEGTNELWIKEINEFLHIAKSKGYKIFASIDDHPENHISFKIWPPHCVQGSYGHDLFISTYDIIIRKGFNHDADSYSAFYSDIDNKIESELDSLLKKDGIKNLIVLGLAGDVCVISTIQDAIKREYRVFPIERYIKSVNKKGIREIIVDKFGKVI, from the coding sequence ATGTACAAAAAAGGTGACCTTACAAAATTATTTAATGCTTTCGAAAATATCAAATTATCTCCTCAGAATACTGCAATAATTTGTGTCGACTGTCAAAATGGATTTACTGAAAGATGTCCTAATGAACTCCCTGTCGAGGGTACTAATGAACTGTGGATTAAGGAAATAAACGAATTTTTACATATTGCAAAAAGTAAAGGTTATAAAATATTTGCAAGTATAGACGATCATCCGGAAAACCATATCTCTTTTAAAATATGGCCACCACATTGCGTACAAGGAAGCTATGGTCATGATTTATTCATATCTACTTACGATATAATCATTAGAAAAGGCTTTAATCATGATGCTGACAGTTATTCAGCCTTTTATTCAGATATTGATAATAAAATTGAATCAGAATTAGATTCATTATTAAAGAAGGATGGGATTAAGAACTTGATTGTTTTAGGACTAGCTGGAGATGTATGTGTTATTTCAACCATACAGGATGCTATAAAGAGGGAATACAGAGTCTTTCCTATTGAAAGATATATTAAATCAGTTAATAAAAAAGGAATTCGAGAAATTATAGTGGATAAATTCGGGAAAGTAATCTAA
- a CDS encoding tRNA dihydrouridine synthase, protein MEDKLILAPMADYTDYPFRETCRKFGAKYTFTEMISVDSIVMNNQKIHLMLPQKGEKNIGIQLFGNDPIKFMEAAKIVENLASWIDINAACPVNKVIKKGAGAALLDTPELLAEIIYSLKNSVNVPVGVKMRLGFNKINIEENATLAESAGADYIIIHGRTRNQFYSGKTDKSIFKKIKKIVKIPVGASGDVFTLKDYEEYINNYCADFVLVARGAIGNPWIFLKRNYIPSLEERIKTCLEHLQLSIEFYKNEVYAVKKFRKILIKYFTGIAGVTEIKRKIFTTISYKEVEDLLYTNLLNINISLSSFIKKNSF, encoded by the coding sequence ATGGAAGATAAATTAATTCTAGCTCCTATGGCTGATTATACAGATTACCCATTTAGAGAAACATGCAGAAAATTTGGTGCCAAATATACTTTCACTGAGATGATTTCAGTTGATTCCATTGTAATGAATAATCAAAAGATTCACTTAATGCTTCCTCAAAAAGGTGAAAAAAACATAGGAATTCAACTTTTTGGTAATGATCCTATAAAATTTATGGAAGCTGCAAAAATAGTTGAGAATCTAGCAAGTTGGATAGACATAAACGCTGCTTGTCCCGTTAATAAAGTTATAAAAAAAGGTGCTGGCGCTGCTTTGCTTGATACACCAGAGTTATTAGCCGAAATTATTTATTCACTTAAAAATTCAGTAAATGTACCTGTGGGTGTAAAAATGAGATTGGGATTCAATAAAATAAATATCGAAGAAAATGCAACCTTAGCAGAATCTGCTGGTGCAGATTATATTATAATTCATGGGCGAACAAGGAATCAATTCTATTCAGGCAAAACGGATAAATCTATCTTCAAAAAAATTAAAAAGATTGTTAAAATACCAGTTGGAGCTAGTGGAGATGTGTTTACTCTAAAAGATTATGAAGAATATATTAATAATTATTGTGCAGACTTTGTTTTAGTAGCTAGAGGTGCAATAGGTAACCCTTGGATTTTTTTGAAAAGAAATTATATACCTTCTCTTGAAGAACGAATTAAGACTTGTTTAGAACATTTACAACTTTCTATTGAATTTTACAAAAATGAAGTTTATGCTGTAAAAAAATTCAGAAAAATATTGATAAAATACTTTACGGGAATAGCAGGAGTAACAGAAATAAAAAGAAAGATCTTTACCACAATCTCTTACAAAGAGGTAGAAGATCTTTTATATACCAACCTTCTCAACATAAATATTTCTTTAAGCTCTTTCATCAAAAAGAATTCCTTCTAG
- a CDS encoding flagellar protein FlaG translates to MEIPNVGGSFNLKNENIDFIINKNRDLLLGYPKDPMVENLDEQTREATVSSEELDQISKIIEQRLEKLSQIFKGEAHFEIDRDLDILIIKIIERETERIIRQIPPEVSLKLARALNELEGILFDERA, encoded by the coding sequence ATGGAAATTCCAAACGTAGGGGGAAGTTTTAATTTAAAAAATGAAAACATAGATTTTATTATTAATAAAAACAGGGACCTATTATTAGGTTATCCGAAAGATCCGATGGTTGAAAATTTGGACGAACAAACTAGAGAAGCAACAGTTTCTTCAGAAGAATTAGATCAAATTTCAAAAATTATAGAACAAAGATTAGAAAAATTGTCACAAATTTTTAAAGGTGAGGCGCATTTTGAAATTGATAGAGATTTAGACATTTTGATTATTAAAATAATTGAACGTGAAACCGAAAGGATCATTAGGCAAATTCCTCCTGAAGTATCCCTAAAACTTGCTAGGGCTTTGAACGAACTAGAAGGAATTCTTTTTGATGAAAGAGCTTAA
- the queA gene encoding tRNA preQ1(34) S-adenosylmethionine ribosyltransferase-isomerase QueA, producing MSENIFNLEKYDYQLPEELIAQEPVEPRDMCRLMVLDRAKRSIDHKIFKDIKNYLQPGDLLVINNTKVIPARLLGKKETGANVEVLLLERNGSQNIWKALVKPGSKIKKGNILLFPDNIVCEVLEHLEDGTRILEFKDSNFYSKIYKIGQIPLPPYIKKHLDDPNQYQTEYAKYEGAVAAPTAGLHFTQDLLEELQGKNGVNIAEITLHVGLGTFRPVKENDIRQYNIHEEYYSVSKDVLEKIARTKAKGKKVIAVGTTVVRTLESIALEPDKLVGKTKLYIYPPFEFRIVDSLITNFHLPKSSLLFLVSAFAGYDYIMNAYKVAIEKRYRFFSFGDAMFII from the coding sequence ATGAGTGAAAATATTTTCAATCTAGAGAAATATGATTATCAATTACCTGAAGAATTAATTGCTCAGGAACCAGTTGAACCAAGGGATATGTGTAGGTTAATGGTTTTAGATAGAGCAAAAAGAAGCATAGACCACAAAATATTTAAAGATATTAAAAATTATTTGCAACCTGGAGATCTTTTGGTAATAAATAATACAAAAGTTATACCAGCAAGATTATTAGGTAAAAAAGAAACTGGAGCTAATGTAGAGGTTCTTTTGTTAGAAAGAAATGGTAGTCAAAACATATGGAAAGCCCTTGTAAAACCTGGTTCTAAAATCAAGAAAGGGAATATACTTCTATTTCCAGACAATATAGTATGTGAAGTATTAGAACATCTAGAAGATGGAACAAGGATTTTAGAATTTAAAGATTCTAATTTCTATTCTAAAATTTATAAAATCGGTCAGATTCCATTACCTCCATACATAAAAAAACATTTAGATGATCCAAATCAATATCAAACCGAGTACGCAAAATATGAAGGTGCTGTAGCTGCACCGACAGCCGGATTACATTTTACTCAAGATTTATTAGAAGAATTGCAAGGAAAAAATGGAGTAAATATAGCAGAAATTACTTTACATGTAGGTTTGGGAACTTTCAGGCCAGTAAAAGAAAACGATATAAGGCAATATAATATACATGAAGAATATTATAGCGTTTCCAAAGATGTATTAGAGAAAATTGCTAGAACAAAGGCTAAAGGAAAGAAAGTTATTGCTGTAGGAACTACAGTAGTAAGGACTCTAGAATCTATAGCTTTAGAACCTGATAAGTTAGTTGGTAAAACAAAACTGTATATTTATCCTCCTTTTGAATTTAGAATTGTTGATTCATTGATAACAAATTTTCATTTACCAAAATCTTCTTTACTTTTTTTAGTTTCAGCTTTTGCAGGTTATGATTATATAATGAACGCTTATAAAGTTGCGATTGAAAAAAGATATCGTTTTTTTTCTTTTGGAGATGCTATGTTTATCATTTGA
- the tsaE gene encoding tRNA (adenosine(37)-N6)-threonylcarbamoyltransferase complex ATPase subunit type 1 TsaE yields the protein MSIVYYQKVSLEELTKMGKFISENLFPGAKILLFGDLGTGKTTIASLIINGLANKEIVVTSPTFSLIKVYDTKPTVYHIDLYRLNDVSEIEYLDIFSDLTGVYIIEWADKLGYLTPDESLNIYLSYNEDINFRDITIEGKGPRYQLFEQEITKKFRVV from the coding sequence TTGAGTATAGTTTATTATCAGAAAGTTAGTCTTGAAGAGTTAACTAAAATGGGAAAGTTCATATCTGAAAATTTATTTCCTGGTGCTAAAATATTGCTCTTTGGAGATTTAGGCACTGGAAAAACTACTATTGCATCATTAATAATAAATGGTTTAGCTAATAAAGAGATTGTAGTTACTAGTCCTACTTTTTCTTTAATAAAAGTATATGATACTAAACCAACTGTCTATCACATAGATCTTTACAGACTTAATGATGTAAGCGAGATTGAATATTTAGACATTTTTTCTGACCTCACAGGAGTATATATAATAGAATGGGCAGATAAGTTAGGTTATTTAACTCCTGATGAAAGTTTAAATATATATTTGTCATATAATGAAGATATTAATTTTCGTGATATAACTATTGAGGGAAAAGGACCACGGTACCAGTTGTTTGAGCAAGAAATAACTAAAAAATTTAGGGTGGTTTAG